CGACGATAAACGGCTTCATCACCGCGGCGAACATCCTCTGGATCGTCTTCGGGGCGATCCTCCTGCTGTACACGCTGAAACAGACCGGGGCGTTCGACGCGATCAACGCCGGGTTCACCTCCATCAGCGAGGATCGCCGCGTGCAGGTCGTGCTGCTCGTCTTCCTGATGGGATCGTTCATCGAGGCCGCCGCCGGGTTCGGTACGCCCGCGGCGGTCGTCGGTCCCCTGCTCGTCGGGCTCGGCTTCCCGCCGCTCGCGGCGGTCGTCGTCGCGCTCACGGGGAACCTGATGGCGATCACGTTCGGGGCGGTCGGCACGCCGCTCATCATCGGCCTCCAGGACGTCTTCGAGACGGCGGGCGTCGAGACGCCCCCGGGGATGGGGGTCGAGCCGTGGATCGCCGAGATCGGCACGTGGGCGGCCACGTTCCACGTCGTCGTGGGGGTCTTCCTCCCGTTCATCGGCGTGGCGATGATGACGCGCTTCTTCGGCGAGGAGCGCTCGATCCGGCCCGCCCTCGAGGTGCTCCCGCTCGCGCTGTTCGCGTGGGCGTCGTTCGCCGTCCCCTACTGGCTCACGGCGTACCTCATCGGTCCGGTCTTCCCCGGCCTCATCGGCGCGATGGTCGGCATGGCCGTCACCGTCGGCGCGCTCAAGGCGGGGTTCTTCCACCCCGACGAGGAGTGGGACTTCGCCCCTCAGAGCGCCTGGCCCGACCACTGGGTGGGCGACATCGAACCCGGCGAGACCGGCGACCGCGACGGCGCGATCGCCGCGGACGGCGGGTTCGTCACCGGCTCGCCCCGACAGTCGGGGTCGATGCCGCTCTGGAAGGCGTGGACGCCCTACGCGCTGCTCGCCCTCCTCCTGGTGATCACGCGCGTCGTCCCCCCGGTGACGGCGTTCCTGACGAGCACGCTCGTCCTCGGCTGGGAGGACATCCTCGGGACGGGGCTCGCCAACGACTTCGCGCTGCTCTATCTCCCGGGCGCGGTGTTCGTGTTCGTCCACCTCGTGACGATCCCGCTCCACGGGATGAGCGGCCGGGAGGTCGGGGACGCGTGGGTCGAGACGGGGGAGAAGGTCGCGCCGGCCGTCCTCGCCCTGCTGTTCGCGGTGGCGACGGTCCAGATCATGATCCAGTCCGGCGAGGCGGCGAGCACGGAGAGCATGCTCCGGGTGCTCTCGAACACCACCGCGAACGCCGCGGGCGGCATCTACCCGCTGTTCGCCCCCTTCGTGGGCGCGTTCGGGGCGTTCCTCGCCGGCTCGAACACGGTCAGCGACATCCTGTTCGGGACGTTCCAGTACAACGTCGCCCAGAGCCTCGGCGTCTCGCGGACGATCGTCGTCGCGGCGCAGGCGGTCGGCGGTGCCATCGGGAACCTCATCGCCGTG
The Halomarina pelagica DNA segment above includes these coding regions:
- a CDS encoding L-lactate permease, whose product is MAVLPLAVIAYLMVGRYWPATRAMPVAWFVAVVVGFVGWEMTPTWIAAATINGFITAANILWIVFGAILLLYTLKQTGAFDAINAGFTSISEDRRVQVVLLVFLMGSFIEAAAGFGTPAAVVGPLLVGLGFPPLAAVVVALTGNLMAITFGAVGTPLIIGLQDVFETAGVETPPGMGVEPWIAEIGTWAATFHVVVGVFLPFIGVAMMTRFFGEERSIRPALEVLPLALFAWASFAVPYWLTAYLIGPVFPGLIGAMVGMAVTVGALKAGFFHPDEEWDFAPQSAWPDHWVGDIEPGETGDRDGAIAADGGFVTGSPRQSGSMPLWKAWTPYALLALLLVITRVVPPVTAFLTSTLVLGWEDILGTGLANDFALLYLPGAVFVFVHLVTIPLHGMSGREVGDAWVETGEKVAPAVLALLFAVATVQIMIQSGEAASTESMLRVLSNTTANAAGGIYPLFAPFVGAFGAFLAGSNTVSDILFGTFQYNVAQSLGVSRTIVVAAQAVGGAIGNLIAVHNVVAALAVVGLVGEEGRVIRYELIPLAYYGVTTGLLTLLFVYVLFPGTF